One Helicoverpa zea isolate HzStark_Cry1AcR chromosome 11, ilHelZeax1.1, whole genome shotgun sequence genomic window carries:
- the LOC124634711 gene encoding uncharacterized protein LOC124634711 yields the protein MDIFQILVLALYLPQVFTKSKSKSRKYKASSSDEDSIENLLYYKDCQRQGKPETTTTEHVQLRYDPPPPPPPPRQPECPFPKMCCALTCGNECGGNQPSYGSRQMEPMNGYQPMQPMQSMPQPHQPGMGAVQPQIIRRKKKMKFPPGKLPGSLPTRRDMSGFTKEKIKSLIAQDHDIRKILKDLVRVTMQKVDLLDMINSTPENVPKTEDDGNVVSSPAPVVAMDEYDE from the exons ATggatatttttcaaatt TTAGTCCTAGCATTATATCTACCACAAGTATTTACAAAATCGAAATCAAAGTCAAGGAAATACAAAGCGTCGTCCTCAGATGAGGACAGTATAGAGAACCTGCTGTATTATAAGGATTGTCAGCGTCAGGGTAAGCCGGAGACTACGACGACGGAACACGTACAGCTGAGGTACGATCCTCCACCccctcctcctcctccgagaCAGCCTGAGTGCCCCTTCCCCAAGATGTGTTGTGCCCTCACCTGCGGCAACGAGTGCGGGGGCAACCAGCCTTCATACGGCAGCAGGCAGATGGAGCCAATGAACGGCTACCAACCCATGCAGCCAATGCAATCCATGCCGCAGCCTCACCAACCAGGAATGGGAGCAGTACAACCTCAAATAATACgcagaaaaaagaaaatgaaattccCACCAGGCAAACTACCAGGTTCGTTACCAACCAGAAGAGATATGTCAGGGTTCACAAAAGAGAAGATTAAAAGCTTGATCGCTCAGGATCATGATATAAGGAAGATATTGAAGGACCTGGTGAGGGTCACGATGCAGAAGGTGGATCTGTTAGATATGATTAATTCGACCCCTGAGAATGTTCCCAAGACTGAGGATGATGGCAATGTGGTGTCTTCACCGGCACCGGTAGTTGCTATGGATGAATATGACGAATAA
- the LOC124634546 gene encoding uncharacterized protein LOC124634546, translated as MCQFILWLCLLAVIFVTLSDCKMIPVTKRTPRPKKTKYILPKDFLERGKSLLASVKIPNQEFCSEMILLPEDQYVVLPWWFNYCQELREKSAKGITGNVHYTAIHRHILDELQAYKKKVREKQQKKMKYQMELAS; from the exons ATGTGTCAATTTATATTG tgGCTATGTCTCCTCGCCGTCATTTTCGTGACTTTATCCGACTGTAAAATGATTCCCGTTACTAAAAGAACGCCACGACCAAAGAAGACCAAATATATTCTTCCTAAAGACTTCTTGGAAAGAGGCAAGAGCCTCTTGGCCAGCGTCAAAATACCGAACCAAGAATTCTGTTCAGAAATGATCCTTTTGCCTGAAGACCAGTATGTAGTTTTACCATGGTGGTTCAACTACTGCCAGGAGCTTAGAGAGAAGTCTGCAAAAGGCATTACTGGTAATGTACACTATACAGCCATACATAGGCACATTCTTGATGAGTTGCAAGCGTATAAGAAGAAGGTGAGGGAAAAACAACAGAAGAAAATGAAGTATCAGATGGAATTGGCATcgtga